TTCGTCCACCGGTGGACTAAGGTTTATATTAGTAATTTACACTAgattaaaacatatttaaaaaaatcccaaaatgaCCTCTCTGATTTTTCTCCCTCTTTCCATCACCAACCAATCTCTTGACCCTCCCCCGCAGATATGAATCTGAAATTCATCCCCTACTAATTCTATAACTTAAAAaccaacagaaagaagaaagaaattaaaTCTTTTCAAACGCCTTCCGTGCATCAACcaccttgtttttttttataaggaaTGATTCCAGAACCCAATTACAAAAGACTGAAAAGAGTaacaaagaaattaaaattatagCAAACTTAGACAAAagatctatatactttagaaaagaggaaggttgtgagtCCCACCTCGATGATTTGGTACTCCAAGAATGACTCTCACCCACCTCCCTCTTTgcctgacaagtgtcaccttcTTATTGCTTTGGACCAAAATAGTAGAAGCTCATTTTGATTTCAGTTTTTTATGGAGACCCATTATGCAAATCCGTTtgaatgatgattttgtttttattattttttaacccTTCATTAATTGTTAACATAAAAGTTGAATACATATAccattgattatcattttttaaaataattcgaAATACTTACTCATATGCTATAATTAGTCATTTCCTACAATTACTCATTATGCAGGGCCATAGACTcaatcatgatttttttttgacatacgTAGGGTTTTCAAattaccttttttttatttttgaaactcAAATGACCTAATTGCATTGCACtctttcatgtttttttaatgGTGCAATGAAATTTTGTGACTAacatttaataaaattattgattgaaaagttgtcaaaattttgaatttgaatcttCATTACATACGTGAttaattttcctttttaaacataaatttaattgaattttattaaaagtattttattatACATCAATACTAGGTCAAAAATTCAAATAGTCAAGCAATTAATGTACAACCAAAATTACATAATTAACTTTATTTAGAATTAATGGTTCCAATTTTAATATCAAAAATTAAGGTGATTAATGATTCTAAAATAAGTAATCCAAGTAAGTTTTATTTCCCTAATTACATCCATTAACTTTCTAAAAagtcaaaataattaaacataatttgcgtgggtggaaaataaaaaaataaaacttaatatTCATTAAAAAGGTTGTAATTCAAATTgcaaaaaaaagtcaaatataACAGCTTTACAATTGGAATGATGTTATTTCAAGCATTACAATTGTGTTAATTTGAATTACAAAAgaagtcaagaattaaaatgGTGTTAATTCTGATAAGGAAGGCACAGGTGAATTTCTTTCAAGCATTAACACCAAGTTAATGCTGCTTGCAAAAAAATCAAGccttaaaaacttaattttgagTACCATCAAGGCTGCACGGTGATTTtaacatattaattaattttctatttaactGTATTAACACCATGTTAACTGTATTTCCTACTTTCCTATATTTACTCAATCTGATGAGTATTTCACATGCAGCCTGCAAATGAGtaacatattaattaatttaaatacagAAAATTGCACTCAAATACCGtccagccttttttttttttcttttttaacatACATTGATCAGTAACCCTAATTCTCAAATTCCTATATAAATCACCTCATGTTATTCTTCAACTTCATCATTCCTTCCCACCAACTATTAGCTTTGAAATATACTTTGTTATAATGGCAATCGACGATCTCGCCACCATCGATGCCTCAAAGGAGAACTGGTCAATTGTTGCAAAGGTGAACCGTTCATGTCttagtccgagcttatatggctccaagcttccattttccatggacatgattcttatggatgacaaggtaaatCACTTTTTCACATAATCACCATGTATTACGTTCTCATCACGTGAACATAATGAACATCTAATTCTTAATAAATTGATGcacttttatttttctatatgTATTGAAATTTTGATAAACTTTGTTTATGTTCTACAATATGATAAAGCAAATTCCTTTGTTATTTCCATTAGGAgtatccaattttttttttttgaaagcattaTCAGTATTTTTTTAGATGAACATTATTAGCTTATGTGATCTGTGtcacactttcaaaaaaaaaatcaagctgtttaagttattttaattttttttaatccatgatTGTTGACAGAGGCATCTACTTGAAcctacattaataaaaaaaacagttaatccatgatttttaatttattttaaatttttagaaATAAGAAAACTGATATGGTTATTCTCTTTATTGTTAACAGCATAAAAAGATATCAAGAAGTTTATTGATTATCTAATTTGAAGGTTTATTGATGTTTCTATAAGGTTAgtttaacattttcaaattatacacagtttatatttgtattggttactgattattacacttattttgttttcctttctaggttctatagctcaaatatgcttgattgacaaAAAGCTCGGATATgaagtttttatcattaatcatagactacaatttcgaataagggttcatgttgttgtcattgttatgtttatcatatttcaatttcaatgtaatttcaatgtaatgcattacttaaaaacttggttttaattactacaacctcatcaaattaatatatttactgtGCTCCATTaatctacatgtttgtaacatatgttcggtTCCATATCTTTTATACTTATTGAAAAGAgtctaaactaagttaaaacacattactactgattcatctttacaattaatttaatcgccgtgcaacgcacgggtaaaaaacactagtaagggaagaaaataaaacaaatcagAGCAGAGGAAAAGCTTCAAGGGAAGAAGCACAATCTGAAACAGAGCCCTTACAAATTAATTTGCACACATCAGCCATTCCAAATCCAGTCCATACCAGACCAGCAAAAAACGCAAGAAAAACCTAGCCTTATATCTGAACTAAGCACAAGCTCAAGGATTTCCATTCGAATATTGAGCTGCAAAAATCCTTCTCTTTTGCAGACAACCAGCTCAAGGATTTCCACTCATCCAATTCCTTATGATGAGTCCAAGCACTTCATtgtggtccaccggtggaccgaAATAAAagttgtccaccctagtgggcattTACATCTTATACTTTATCTCTTTTTCCCCTATCTTCCACTCCCATCAGTGAATCCAAAGTAGGTTTGGGCTGGGATAATGCCCCAGACCAAGGAGATGCAACGGAAGTGATAGCATAAGAGGTTGGTAGCACAGACGCACAGTTTATTGTGGGAGAAACAcctacatgaaaaaaaaaacccttctTTAGTGGAGGAGGGATCCCCAAAGAGGAAAAGAACCACAAGCTGGGGCGGCTACTACTCACAAACCTTTTTTTGCCCCTTTCTCTGCCAAGattccgtttttttttttttcgaaaaatgAAGATAGAATAAATAGAGAAATAGAGTTAAGTGCTGAGAACAGCCTACTCAGTTAGGAGGAGAACAAAACctagtttttatatttttctcctATAACTTACCTCTATATCCTCACAGCCAGTACTCATGAAATAAATTCATCGCTCCATGATTAGCGCACAAAACAGTAGGGGCTgaccaactttttttttcttccaatttTGATGCTTCTGATCCGACTTTTACTAAAATGCTAAATAGTGTACAgttttttttgggtaaaaaaTAGTGTACATTTGACATAACAGGAAAAAAGAATAGGCAATGTTCATTTATCTTTGGTATAAAATTGGAAAAGGAAATTGCCATAGTCCGAACTCCGAAGTCAATTCAATATTACAAAACTTGTTGAGATTTTGACTATCATCTCTGCCATAGTTGATTATAAAATTTAATCACGAGCCCAATTTCTTCAATTTTCaatgatgataaataaaataaaactaaagatACAATAGCTCTTACTTATATCATAATCTATGGGTACTCAATACTACAATAGGTAATACACATGTACACCCTATTACTTTTTCTTTCAGCATTAAACAATTCATCACATTCATAAAACTATCATGCTACCTGTACATCTCAACGATCTTTTGAGAACTGAGCTGCTGAAAGCATACAAAAGTTTCATGTCTCAACCGAAACTAAGATAATAAAACATTACGAATGTTGTAATTAATCTCCCCTGTTGTCTGCTTTCATGAGCTTCCATCCTTCTCGCCAACCGAATAACGATTTTGAATATCACTCAAGCCTGACGAGTGAAGTTGCTTTCTCTTCTTTACAAGGCGTAATGCGGTTTGCCTATCATCTCGAGCTTCCTGGTAATCAGGCTGCACAAAGTAGTAACTGTGTCAAGTATCAAACTGAATAAATGGAAAGATGCATCTTTGGTGATTCAGCTTAAGATTCAGAAGAAAGCATACATATACACAGGTAGCAAGAATATAACTTGCCACAACAACCCACAAGCCCAAAATAAAAATGCAGCGATGTTCTGGTTCAATTTTGCTAATTAAAATATACAAGCCCAGATCAACCAGTACAGCCTGCAGAGTTGATTGTTTGCAATTAAAAATCGCTACAAAATAAAGATAAGAACACAAGCAGAAGAGAGAATTCTGTCCCTCACCCAGGTATTTGAGAGACCATGACTCCCCTTCCCAATTTCTACATAAGCAATCACTATAATTTTCTTGCCATTATTCATAGCATGTTTATCCCTCTTTCTCTGGCTAATTATTTCACTAACTATTCCAAGTAACTAAACTCAATGCTGATTAGAAAACTTGAGCAACATCTAACCCAACTACCAAGCATCATGAAGACTGACCTTAAGAGCTAACGCTCTGTCAAAGCTTTCAATTGCATTATCTGGCTCACCGAAATTCAGCTGTGCTCTGCCAAGTGTGACCCATGCCTGGAAGGATTATAACCAATATTGAAATCAATAAACCAATTTGGAGACTTCGAAATGAACTAGCATTTCTCATGTACTAGTAGGCATGATCATTGGTAATCTTAAGCTATGACATATTATGTAGTTTAGAATACTTCAATTTTGCAAATCCTACTAATAAAGTTTGCCAAGAATTTGGTATCAAAACATTGGTAGTGACTATATACCAAATTTAACATGGGCAGCAAATAGAAACCACTCCAGCATCAAAAAGAATGATGGTAACCAAGCATTTGCATGTTCACATTAGATAATTTTATCCTCAACACAGGATGCATATAACATGGTTTTTAATTTGACGCAATGTTAGCCCCTTTCCATCATTAGATCCCTCTTTTCACTTTTAAGCATATTTACTACATGAACAGATGGGAATCAGTCTAAATGAAAAGATGTTGAATCTCAAATATGTATAGTACAAGAAATTTTGGATATACCAAACAAAAAAGGCTAGCAGACAATTACAAAAAAACTTCAAATGAAATTTAGAGGAAAACATGAGGATTGAAATGCAGAAGCCCAATTACATGCATGGAATAGATCACATAGACAGTCCACAGGAGTACAACACTTATCTAAGTTGACAAACTTCTGAAGATAATGTTTCAAATGGCACTCATCTATAAGTAAGCTACAATTATATACTTGCTTAGACATAATGATATATGGAATTATCATTAACAGGAAGGAATCATGCCAAAAATCACAATGGTATATTTTACATGCCATACGCATAATATCATACCTCTGCCCATGATGGCTCCAATTCAGTAGCTCCTGCCAAGCAGAGACAGTTAATTATCCTATTTATAGCATTAAAAAAACTAACATTTGAAATGCTACAACAAACACCAGCAGCAAAACCCCAAACAAATAACTTGAAATTGTCACAAAACAGGACTACTTCATTGCTAGAATTAAATTCATCAAGGAAATATGAACTTCTTAAATTTGTCGAtgtaaattcaaattaaacctCTAGAAATAGTTCATTTCCTTATGTTTGTTAAATTTTAACTTACAATACATTAGATAAATAAGATCAAGAAGAATATAGTGGACGCACGAGTTGCAGCTTTTAAAGCATTCCAAGCATCTCCAATTTCTAGTAAAACTTGGGCCTTTTGTTCGTGCAAAACTGGAATATCAGGTGCCAATGTAAGAGCAGCTTCCCATTTTCCTAGGGCTTCCCGATATTTTCCGTCCTGCGAGAAAGAATGTGATCTTAGTTATGAAGCAGAGATACTGACATGGACATAATATGCAACTCTGGGACACACCAAATTCTAAAAATTGCAGGACATAAATATGATATATCCACATACAGAGTCACAGGCACAAGTACAACCATTAtacatataaaattaaaatttcaaggAAAAAGATTCATAATTAATTTATCATATATACAAGCTTCAGGACTTACATTAGCTAGATGTAGGCCATATGTGTCAAATTGAAATGAAATTGGAACGTGACAAAATCACCCATCCTGTTTTTCGATTTTAAGATTAAAAGGTTAAAACAGACTCCATATTGagttattttcttttcattaaataaacgGTCCCGTTTGAgccaaaaagaaaattttaaattggATATATACACATGTATATCGGCCATGTTTCGTCAATTTGACAATTAAGAATTACATCACAGAAAGAAAAAATGCAAGTAACAGCAGCTCTAGCAAGCCTTTAATACCAAAATTTCAGCTGTCAAGATGAACCCAGAATCTAAAAATACTTCCAGTCCTTCGCATGACTCCGTTTATGCTATTATTCCTTTTCATTTGAAACTAAATTCCCCAAATCATGGTTTGCCCCATCTGACCATGTCATCCCAAAATACAAAAGCATGCTAGTGCGAATCAGGCTACCACCACTGCCATGTCCATACAGATTAGTAACACATATGAGAGTCACATCACAAGTCAGAAGTAACAACTGAATGAAAAAAGGCTCATAACCTATGATTTGATCATGACATAAATTTCATacttcaaaacaacttataactCCAAATACTGTAGCTTTGATTGTCATTGGCGTGGAAGAGAATTCACAAAAAAACTTCATAGCTAGTGCTGAACTTAAGTGATTCACATCTCAAAGAGACACACACTAACACAGTTTTCACACTCCAACTCCCTAAAGTCTAAAACTTTTGATTGCTATACAAGCATTTCAAATCAGTAACATATATAAACACACCCCACTCAACTTTCATGTCAAAGATCGTAACTTTTCTGACAATCTTAAAATGGGTCGCTCTTGGCTCATCAAATTGGTTAATATTTACAAAATACACTTCACTTGTGTTTTCCCACCCtaatttccttaaaaaaaaaaacaaaaaagcagAACCATGAAGTGATGGTAATATTACATACCACAGCGAGGTTGTCTCCTTGAGCTTGAAACTCCTTAGCCAATTGTCTTGCTTCCTCCAAGGATTGATCAGGATTGGGAGCAGCACGCACTCCATCGCTATGTTCTTCTTGTTCAGGGTGTGAATGGGGTTGGTCCTGTTGATGATGATGCTCAAATGGAGGATCAGTGAAGTGTGACAAGGTGGGTAAACAACGTTGCTTTTGcttcttgttgttgttcttcCATGTTACCTTCATTTTCACCGCCTCTTCTTCAACCCAACTCGTTCACTCACTCTTCTTCCACCCATCATTCTCTTTTCCTCTTTGGACTTTCATGCTTGTTGGTAATCCATCTAAATTGGGCCcaaatatattttgattttaatttttgatagtgaaaaattatttaaataaaatagtctaattgaccaaaaaaaaataaataaataaaatagtctaggttttctttttgttacactttttttttttcaaaagcaaaatctatctatatctatctatctatctatctatctatctatctatactatatataaagggagagtttttgcaaTCTTGAGGGCAACTTTgtcatttaataattattacACTATAATCTAATTATTTACATGGGTATTTAAGTAAAAATACACATTATTTTCTAAAAATGCAATCACTGCCGTCCATTCTAGTGCAACCTCTCATCTTCTATCAGTTTCTTCTATGCCTTGAGAACACTTTATGATTTAACAATGTATTTATCTTTCACTATTCTAATTGTTACAACTTTTataatttaatgattttatgacttttcattttccaaaactcctcttcataatttcaatttattctaaaatgaaaaatattcaaTAATTGGATTTAGGAAGAATATTGTTGAAacttttcacattcttcatggtTTATTTTCCATGTATAAATACTCTTCATATGTTTGATTTGTCTGCATCTTTTCAATCTCATCCACATTTTGAGCTTTAGAGTTGTTTAAAGTATGCATGGCTTCCAGCAATGACTGCATATCAGAACTCAACTAGCTTATGTTTTAGGTTTCAAGTTTTGTAAATCCCTGCACAAAACATCAAAGGGGTTTCCACTTAATGTTCATGTTCtattttgttctttatttttttctttagatTTTTTGTAAGGATGTAAGATGTCAGGATTTCATGAACAACGACTTGAATTTGGTTGAAACCTTGATATTTTTAATGTTTCGAGCCTATAAAATAAGGGAAACTCATGTttatcaatttcatttttatatgaTTTACTTTTTTATATCTGTTCTTCTTGGTTCAAAACAATTCAAGAGGTATGTATTGAGTGATCAAATTTTgagtctttcttttctttaaattgtATCTTTTTATCTGAGGTCAATTGTTGTTGCAGATCCACTCTATAATGCATTAGTGCGGATATATTcgtttcctcttaatttttcttgaaGAATTCAGTATATGGCTAAGAGAAGCTTTTGTAAACATCCTCAAGGGGCTGGCCACACCAAACAAATTGGTTTCTAGCGGCCCAATTATTCATTCATATCACCATTTAACATCTGAATTGTCACTGGATAATTTCTAACAGGTATTTTTTGTAAGTGAtatccatttctttttttttgctttctttGTTCAATTgtgaagttttttttgtttccttGAGTGTCATTCATATATTTTATGTCAATTTTTGGCATTCTTTGTCCAATTGAGAATGATTGTTTCTCAACTTATTTCTTCTAAATGAATGAACGTATTTGCTTTCGGGGAAAAAAATCCATATAGATTTTAGACCTATATAACACGAAGGCATTTTTGTATAAGAAACGGATGAAAGgacaaaaattaataattctctattttagagggactaaaatcaatgaaaaattaaatggGGACCAAATTCAATAATTAACTATTTTAGGAGACAAAAACCatttaacccaaaaataaagaatatatatttaaaataaaataaaaaaagttttaaaacttCATATCAGTTATATATCTATTAATTGacatatttaaaagtaaaaatataaacatgaaattattttttatatattatacattaaattttttaagttaTACAAAActtagaaaattaaaaacaataaagatttaatttaaatcacACTTCAAAGTTTATAATTATGGGACAAAAGTattttcatttctacaatctcAATCAGATGTAGATGTGGTTACTATTATATAaaagttataaaataaaattacaaaattactatccttttattttttagaaaggaaaaaaatgtaTTAATCAGAGCTTTGAGAGCAAAGCTTAAGAAGATACAAAATATGCATTTTTAACTTGGTActtcactttctttgtaaattaaaaataaaaatgtaattttaaataaacatgtaatttttaaattaaaaaaggaaaattgattaaaatataacGAAAATAAGTCTTAaagataaatattaattaacctatttaaaatatatatatctatatctatctatctaatatCTATATGTATATCTATATTTATCtgtttatctatatttatatctatataaaatataaagttTAACAACATCGAGAGTAAAATAGTCtatcaataaacaatgtttcatatatatttttcttaccTATGGACTTTTAAGTATTTACACATATTATTTGATATGTGATTTTTCAGAACTGTTCGATAATTAGCAGACTTTTAATCTCAGTCGTTCGATATTccccttgaacttcctccatcaatgttagtatataactttctactattaagctcaaaattattttaaaataatttattattatttaatttatatgatttatggaatgtcataggtcaaaattaatattaaatatgatattagttatgaGTTCCATAAGACACTTTTTATTAGTCTAAATTTagatttgttgaaatattaatcaactaataattaatattaataaaaaaaccatAAAAGTTAAAGATCAATCAACAAAAAAACTCCCTAACCCTTCCTCTTgatcttccttcatcaatgtcacTATATGTACTTATGCTATTAACTACaacattaatataaaaaaaactacaacattattttaaataaatttaatattatttatttcgtaTGAGTTATGAAACTTAAAAATagaaacttaatattaaataaggtctttaaaaaaaatcacttctATCTATAAAGTACACTAAATTGTTATATCAAAAGCATCAATTATATAAACAAGGACAAACGACACAAAAAAAATACACTCATAAAAAACCTACGACAAAAAATATACaatcaaaaacataaattaacacttcgataaaaaaatctaattatcaaaaaaatgttttttatactcattttttcatattataaaaaaatcataaaaacacaatacaaattaaaaagaaccccccgtgcaacgcacgggtaaaaaatactagtatataATATGATAAAAGAGAGGAAAACAAGAGAGCAGCCACTTCATGAAGAGGAGAAGCTAACCGCcctttttttttacacttgaaaatgaaataaaatagtcTTCTTAGTAAAATGCTATAAATTgcataattttcaattaatcatCTCATTAATGAAAAGTTTTAATTCCTAAAATAtccataaattaaaaaatttacactACCAGATGTAAAAAAATAGCTTTCGAAACTTGAACTTCCGAAAACCAAAAACTTTAAACTTTTGAAAGTTGAAATTTTGGAAGTAAAAAAAGCTTCTGAAACTTGAACTTCCGGAAGTGGGTTTTTCGCGAATTATAGTTTCGAAGGCAATAGAATTTAATTTCTAGATGTTGAAATTTCATAAGTTAACAAAGTAAGCTTCGTGAAGtgtaattttttctcttttgaattACACTTCCAGAactatcaatttttatttttttgtaaattCTGAAAGTTGAAATTTCATAAGTGGACAAAActaaggtgcccactagggtggtgAAGTTTCAAAATTGTCCATCGGGGGACAAAGGGTCATAGtagtaatttataaaataaaaatacataagAAAATCCCTCTCTCCTCAGTCCTCATTCAGGCTTCAGAGAAGGCCGGAGGGGAGTGCAATGGTGGTGTTTGTTTCTCCAAATGATGAGTGATTCGCCGGAGATCGAGGGTTGAAGGTAGCGGTTATTAGGGTTATGTCTTCTCTATAAACAGCGACCGAAAGCAGCTTCTTAGCTTTTTTCCTGACTATTCTCTGGATTCCTGAGTTCATCGTGTTCTTTGATCCGATGTCGTTTTGGGGAAGCTTGGATCTCGCAGATTCGCGTCGATTTCCCTTATTGAATCCacattttagggtttctggTGTGGTGAGATGTGTAGGCCGGAGAGTAAGAACAACAGGTGGCAAGATTTCTGTTGGATGGGTACAAAGGTGGAGAAGGAGAGAGGTGGGCCAGGGTCAGGGCCATCTTATTCATCGTCTTCTTCATCATGGTCTAGAATGAAGCTTTGGTTGATACGCGAAACCACATCGATTTTGTTGTGGACTTGCATCGTTCACAACAAATTGATTGAGGGCATTGAAAATCTGCTTGGGCGTTGGTGGAAATGGTGAATCTTTGGGAGAAGTGGTATAGTGAAGTtggggttgaggttgaggtggtggtgggtggtggttgAGCCTTGCGATCTCGATGAAAGTGTCGTGAAGAGGAGAGAGCTTGAGGGGTCTAAAGTAGAAGTTGTTTTGCAAAAGGGGCAGAGAACCACCACCCTGACCCTGAATTTGCTGAATTTGAACAGTGGATTGGGGAAGATGAAGAGGGAttataaatttacatttttatcttttttatcatcATTTAAGCCTAACCATCCAATTAAAGAATATTCCACGATTCTCATATCCAGCGACATATGAtgttggtccaccggtggaccatttTGAAACTTCCCCACCCTAGTAGGTACCCAAAACTAAGCTTTCGGAACTTTAACTTCCATTTGTCTTATCTTGTGAACTTCCGAAAATGTAATTATTATCTTGTAAATTATACTCACAAAACTTGAAGTTTCGTAAtcttattaatttcaaaaagtTAATTCTTAAAAGAGTCATATAGGATATTTAggaaacaaaaaatattttaggtatgaaaatattaaattttgggTGTGCGAAAAATAATCCCCCTCAATGTTCTTTTTAGAGATTAAGTTCTATGCACCGACTGTGTAAATAAGATTTACATAATCACTCAATCACAACCCTCCATTTTATGAAtttgattgaatgattgtgaaATACTTTTTACACTGTTAGTGGATATAGAAattaatttcttctttttatcaCAATCTTATTTTTCAAACACAATACTTTGTTATATACCGTTAATTCCTAATTTCAAAATCTATTTTTTATatcataataatattattttttaccatATTTTTTTAGTATATCGATAAGATAAATTGAACTTTCAAGGTATTGATCAACCCTTAAGTTTAATTCATAATTTGTTACCATATTTGTTTTCATCTTTCtgaattcaacaaaaaaaattacctaCCAAAAAAAGAATTCAACAAGAAATTACTTGGCAAATACGCGCAAAGATTTAGCGCAAACACAACGGCTATAAAGAAAGGGGAATTCGATCGATCACTCACGGTTGAAACCCTCACTCTttcatcttttattttttagaagtCCACATTATATAATAACCAATAACTGAAGAATCATTCACTTCCACTTTTCACCGTGAGAGCGTCATTTTTTTTCCTGGTAAATTCAATTTTGAGACGGCGATTCAATATTCCTTCCATTTCCATTACGCTTCAATCTTCCTTCCTGGTATGTAACAAAGCCCCATCACGCTTCAatcttccttcatcttcatcaattttcact
This is a stretch of genomic DNA from Lotus japonicus ecotype B-129 chromosome 1, LjGifu_v1.2. It encodes these proteins:
- the LOC130734373 gene encoding uncharacterized protein LOC130734373 isoform X1, producing MKVTWKNNNKKQKQRCLPTLSHFTDPPFEHHHQQDQPHSHPEQEEHSDGVRAAPNPDQSLEEARQLAKEFQAQGDNLAVDGKYREALGKWEAALTLAPDIPVLHEQKAQVLLEIGDAWNALKAATRATELEPSWAEAWVTLGRAQLNFGEPDNAIESFDRALALKAVLVDLGLYILISKIEPEHRCIFILGLWVVVASYILATCVYPDYQEARDDRQTALRLVKKRKQLHSSGLSDIQNRYSVGEKDGSS
- the LOC130734373 gene encoding uncharacterized protein LOC130734373 isoform X2, which gives rise to MKVTWKNNNKKQKQRCLPTLSHFTDPPFEHHHQQDQPHSHPEQEEHSDGVRAAPNPDQSLEEARQLAKEFQAQGDNLAVDGKYREALGKWEAALTLAPDIPVLHEQKAQVLLEIGDAWNALKAATRATELEPSWAEAWVTLGRAQLNFGEPDNAIESFDRALALKPDYQEARDDRQTALRLVKKRKQLHSSGLSDIQNRYSVGEKDGSS